One window from the genome of Alkalihalobacillus sp. LMS6 encodes:
- a CDS encoding class I SAM-dependent methyltransferase: MAIDFHHEQNRFSYTNREVDSSWLEEMNTILEAYAPQHVVDLGCGGGIYSRVLAEMGVSNVTGVDSSKTMIQTAEEEALSSKAVTYQVGSATEMNLSSDAADMVFARALIHHLEDLAPAFEEGNRVLKRDGLYLIQTRTPEDCFLPGSAEHLRGYFFYCYPHLKEIETRRRHPVKGIHSALQGAGFQIEKTWHLWETRAEHETKQQFLDNIRLRKGRSLLHDLSDQQLETLVAYLDRTIQGEKNIVEKDRWTLILAKKQ; this comes from the coding sequence ATGGCCATTGATTTTCATCATGAACAAAATCGCTTTAGCTATACAAATAGGGAAGTGGATTCGTCATGGCTGGAAGAAATGAACACGATTTTAGAGGCGTATGCACCTCAGCATGTAGTCGATCTTGGTTGTGGCGGTGGCATTTACTCAAGAGTACTTGCTGAAATGGGTGTTTCGAATGTAACAGGAGTAGACAGTTCAAAAACGATGATTCAAACAGCAGAGGAAGAAGCGCTTTCCAGCAAGGCGGTCACATATCAAGTGGGATCGGCAACGGAGATGAATTTGAGCAGTGATGCAGCGGATATGGTGTTCGCTCGAGCGCTCATCCACCACTTGGAAGACCTTGCACCTGCTTTTGAAGAAGGGAACCGTGTGCTTAAGCGAGACGGCCTATACCTCATTCAAACGCGTACGCCAGAGGATTGCTTTTTACCCGGAAGCGCTGAGCATCTTCGTGGGTATTTCTTTTATTGTTATCCACACTTAAAAGAAATCGAAACGAGACGGCGTCATCCGGTTAAGGGCATTCACTCAGCGCTTCAAGGGGCGGGGTTTCAAATTGAAAAAACGTGGCATCTTTGGGAGACAAGAGCGGAACATGAAACGAAGCAACAGTTTCTGGACAACATCCGATTGCGCAAAGGGCGAAGCTTGCTTCACGACCTGTCGGATCAGCAGTTGGAGACACTTGTTGCTTATTTGGATCGTACTATTCAAGGTGAAAAAAACATCGTCGAAAAAGATCGCTGGACCCTTATTCTCGCAAAAAAACAATAA
- a CDS encoding 4-oxalocrotonate tautomerase family protein: MPYVNIKVTKEQGGLTKDQKATLINGVTRLLQDTLNKNPASTVVVIDEIDMDNYGLGAEQISERRKRGE, from the coding sequence ATGCCGTACGTCAATATTAAAGTAACGAAAGAACAGGGTGGTTTAACGAAAGATCAGAAGGCGACGTTAATTAACGGGGTGACAAGATTGCTTCAGGATACGTTGAACAAAAATCCTGCTTCTACCGTTGTCGTAATCGATGAAATTGATATGGATAACTATGGACTCGGTGCAGAACAAATATCTGAACGTCGTAAACGAGGCGAATAA
- a CDS encoding YbfB/YjiJ family MFS transporter — protein MDNKQHLRLIIGGFLSLAVVMGIGRFAYTPLLPYMEEATGLSSFSSGLLATWNYIGYFLGALLAGRATFRVRWFYIFLFVSAMTTYSMGVTESMLIWSALRLLSGVASGFVFVFMSEWIIRRLAEDGGAKGVGLLYSGVGFGILFTGIVLPLILPLTTWQMGWVFLGVVSIGLIVGIYQSTKHVTPTSLPTRTISVGKKQPLLSINVLLISYFLEGFGYIIYATFITSVLATVASFSFDVVWIWAIVGMGAMPSCFFWAWLGRVLKKETALILAYLIQVVSLILPTGSTNALLVFLSAFGFGATFMGITVLTIALAKEQQTMKPVVSQLTAAYAIGQLLGPVVAGMLLMIHGETVAFVVSAGAVALALVFLCLSYMKRGQQHAVRQY, from the coding sequence ATGGACAATAAGCAGCATCTGCGCTTGATTATTGGTGGGTTCTTAAGTTTGGCTGTTGTGATGGGGATTGGTCGTTTTGCCTACACACCTTTGTTACCGTATATGGAGGAAGCGACAGGTCTTTCTTCGTTCTCATCAGGGCTTCTGGCAACTTGGAATTATATTGGATACTTTTTAGGAGCGCTTTTAGCAGGACGTGCAACGTTCCGCGTAAGATGGTTTTATATTTTCTTATTCGTCAGCGCAATGACTACGTATAGTATGGGCGTGACAGAATCCATGTTGATATGGTCGGCATTGCGTTTGCTTTCAGGCGTTGCTAGCGGTTTTGTGTTTGTTTTTATGTCCGAATGGATCATCCGACGTTTGGCAGAGGATGGCGGCGCAAAAGGTGTCGGTTTGTTATACAGCGGCGTTGGGTTCGGCATTCTTTTTACAGGGATCGTGCTTCCCCTTATATTACCGTTAACTACGTGGCAAATGGGTTGGGTTTTCTTAGGAGTCGTAAGCATTGGTTTAATCGTTGGTATTTATCAATCAACGAAGCACGTAACGCCGACTTCACTTCCGACGCGAACAATAAGCGTTGGAAAAAAACAGCCACTACTATCAATAAACGTATTGCTCATCTCTTATTTCCTTGAAGGGTTTGGCTACATTATTTATGCGACGTTTATCACGAGTGTTCTGGCGACTGTTGCATCTTTTTCGTTTGATGTTGTATGGATTTGGGCAATTGTAGGGATGGGCGCCATGCCATCTTGCTTTTTTTGGGCTTGGTTGGGTCGAGTGCTTAAAAAGGAAACTGCACTAATTCTTGCCTATCTGATTCAAGTTGTGAGTCTCATTCTTCCAACTGGATCGACGAATGCCTTGCTTGTTTTTCTCTCTGCATTCGGGTTTGGTGCAACGTTTATGGGAATTACGGTTTTAACAATAGCGCTTGCGAAAGAACAGCAAACTATGAAACCGGTTGTGAGTCAACTGACAGCGGCTTATGCGATTGGTCAACTGTTAGGGCCTGTTGTTGCGGGCATGCTGCTTATGATACATGGCGAAACAGTTGCATTTGTTGTTTCGGCAGGAGCTGTAGCGCTAGCATTGGTGTTCTTGTGTTTATCTTATATGAAAAGGGGTCAGCAACATGCCGTACGTCAATATTAA
- a CDS encoding aspartate phosphatase gives MQETLTPEEVGAKIVEWYSCIISASYEQAVLLKEEARQYLVHMEKNDKILAYYSLVEFRHNMFVDEFNKKHELGDTFHFVETEVDRYLKYLYYFVSGQYEYTQERYRSAIKLFRKAERLLEHVNDDAEESEFYLYIGLVYYRLNQYLIASSYLEQAATIFNRLNYYERALNCRQVLGAIRSELHEFETGDAILQEAYKESTFPRTSALILRTLGLSKFRQKDFEAAKHFFYQALEYEEHQNHQIGMKTRYNLSNTLFKLGEQEEALTFLKKAQAEAEDYNNKEYKARCLFLDGLYLAKDVALIDESLAQLTSHSLLFEVCELAEEMVDLADQRGDESTALKYYRVAYKAKANQNRLGADQV, from the coding sequence TATTATTTCGGCTTCGTACGAACAAGCGGTTCTTTTGAAGGAAGAAGCTCGTCAGTACCTTGTTCATATGGAGAAAAATGATAAGATCTTAGCCTATTATTCACTTGTAGAATTTAGACACAACATGTTTGTTGACGAATTTAATAAGAAGCATGAATTAGGTGATACGTTTCATTTCGTGGAAACAGAAGTTGATCGCTATCTTAAGTACTTGTACTATTTTGTTAGCGGTCAATACGAGTACACACAGGAGCGTTATCGTTCAGCGATTAAGTTGTTCCGAAAAGCAGAGCGGTTGCTTGAGCACGTTAATGATGACGCTGAGGAATCAGAGTTTTATTTGTACATTGGTCTTGTGTACTACCGTCTTAACCAATATTTGATTGCCAGTTCGTACCTTGAACAAGCGGCAACGATTTTTAACCGTTTAAATTATTACGAACGTGCCTTAAACTGTCGACAAGTGTTAGGCGCCATTCGTTCCGAGCTGCATGAGTTCGAAACAGGGGACGCGATTCTACAAGAAGCTTATAAAGAATCAACATTTCCACGGACATCTGCTCTTATTCTTCGGACCTTAGGCTTAAGTAAATTTAGACAAAAAGACTTTGAAGCAGCGAAACACTTTTTCTACCAAGCGCTTGAATATGAAGAACACCAGAACCATCAAATTGGAATGAAAACAAGGTACAACCTGTCCAATACTTTATTCAAACTTGGTGAGCAAGAAGAAGCACTTACCTTTTTAAAAAAAGCGCAGGCAGAAGCAGAGGACTACAACAATAAAGAATATAAAGCCCGTTGTTTGTTTTTAGACGGACTTTATCTTGCAAAGGACGTTGCGTTAATCGATGAATCTTTAGCGCAATTAACGAGTCACAGCTTACTGTTTGAAGTGTGTGAACTTGCTGAAGAAATGGTTGACCTCGCGGATCAACGAGGCGATGAGTCGACCGCACTAAAGTATTACCGCGTTGCTTACAAAGCGAAAGCAAACCAAAATCGATTAGGAGCTGATCAAGTATGA
- a CDS encoding STAS domain-containing protein — protein sequence MEKTYSVYAFMKSRTWALTERWYENLNKDREGVYGTTDEDAVTLLKNQNHDFHLLFCELFREDQPDVEETFKSWIQTMAEDQAHLKTPLPDMIEEFLNVKEQYIELLEEYALHHAEAVTLAEFNSWHKQLALALKRIMVTFTENYLSHTAEQLRSRQEMIALLSAPIMKVREGIALLPLVGELDYDRAMIIFTQTLEKCSDLQVRTLLIDISGVSEIDKRVADQLYSLISGLRLIGMQVFLSGVRPEIARTSIKLGVQFKDVKVYSSIEKAMVTLI from the coding sequence ATGGAAAAGACGTATTCCGTCTATGCGTTTATGAAATCACGTACATGGGCGTTAACAGAACGTTGGTACGAGAATTTAAATAAAGACCGAGAAGGTGTGTACGGCACAACCGACGAAGATGCTGTGACGCTATTGAAAAACCAAAATCATGATTTTCACCTTTTGTTTTGCGAGTTGTTTAGAGAAGATCAGCCGGACGTAGAAGAGACATTTAAAAGCTGGATTCAAACGATGGCAGAAGATCAAGCGCATTTGAAGACGCCACTGCCAGACATGATTGAAGAGTTTTTAAATGTTAAAGAACAATATATTGAGCTTCTAGAAGAGTATGCGCTCCACCACGCCGAAGCTGTAACGTTAGCGGAATTTAACAGTTGGCACAAACAATTAGCGTTAGCATTAAAACGAATCATGGTGACCTTTACGGAAAATTATTTATCTCATACAGCTGAACAGTTGCGTTCTAGACAAGAGATGATTGCATTGTTAAGTGCGCCGATTATGAAAGTGCGGGAAGGGATTGCTCTTCTGCCATTAGTCGGTGAACTCGATTATGACCGGGCAATGATTATTTTCACTCAGACGTTAGAAAAGTGTTCGGATCTACAAGTGCGAACATTATTAATTGATATATCTGGCGTTTCTGAAATAGACAAGCGTGTCGCAGACCAACTTTACTCGCTTATTAGTGGACTTCGTTTAATAGGCATGCAGGTATTTTTATCTGGCGTGCGGCCAGAGATTGCGCGGACATCCATTAAGTTAGGGGTTCAGTTTAAAGACGTCAAAGTGTATTCTTCCATTGAAAAGGCAATGGTCACGTTAATATAA